The following are from one region of the Haloactinomyces albus genome:
- a CDS encoding alpha/beta hydrolase family protein, translated as MTNRRWQSTVEENMAPCSRSSTARRTVAILALTVLVTAAGSPVAAANSRQESEHSTAARHATEAPSNVIGRRGTLLTARPLTTTAALPSAASNWLVTYVSVDRAGRPITVSGTVSLPATNKPPGGWPVLSWAHGTTGVADVCAPSADTADGPAHGYLGLVDETLDKWVADGYVVVQTDYEGLGTLGNHPYLNGESAANTMVDIVRAARTLDHRVGRDWFAMGHSQGGHAALFAAAQDWHRRDVRLRAAVSIAPGGIGVSRTLSFYRDNPDRDAIRAALPFLPILLIGAAAAEPSINPDRLLTDEAQPLLDAARSGCMNAIGEVAPAVPPDRLFRPDADLEPITRYLASQEPESVTPTVPTMVVQGTDDALVPKPSTDHLVHSLCNRYPLINHEVYDGSDHRETIADSLSDAQDYIASIRDEQQPPGDC; from the coding sequence ATGACCAACCGACGTTGGCAATCCACTGTGGAGGAAAACATGGCACCATGCTCACGGTCGAGCACCGCACGCCGTACGGTCGCGATCCTTGCGCTCACCGTGCTCGTCACCGCGGCCGGCTCACCGGTCGCGGCCGCGAACAGCAGGCAGGAGAGCGAGCACAGCACAGCAGCCCGCCACGCCACCGAGGCACCGTCGAACGTCATCGGACGGCGCGGCACATTGCTGACCGCGCGCCCGCTGACCACCACGGCCGCGCTGCCGAGCGCGGCGAGCAACTGGCTCGTCACGTACGTCTCGGTGGACCGCGCAGGGCGCCCGATCACGGTCTCCGGAACCGTATCCCTGCCTGCCACGAACAAGCCACCGGGAGGCTGGCCGGTGCTCAGTTGGGCACACGGCACCACCGGAGTGGCCGACGTCTGCGCGCCCTCGGCCGACACCGCCGACGGTCCCGCACACGGCTACCTCGGGCTGGTCGACGAGACGCTCGACAAGTGGGTGGCAGACGGCTACGTGGTCGTGCAGACCGATTACGAAGGCCTGGGCACCCTCGGCAACCACCCTTACCTGAACGGGGAGAGCGCCGCGAACACGATGGTCGACATCGTGCGCGCCGCGCGCACCCTCGACCACCGGGTCGGCCGCGACTGGTTCGCGATGGGACACAGCCAGGGCGGGCACGCCGCCCTGTTCGCCGCCGCGCAGGACTGGCATCGACGCGACGTGCGACTGCGCGCGGCCGTGTCGATCGCCCCGGGCGGAATCGGGGTGAGCCGGACGCTCTCCTTCTACCGGGACAACCCGGACCGCGACGCGATCAGGGCCGCCCTGCCATTCCTACCGATACTGCTCATCGGAGCGGCGGCGGCCGAACCGTCCATCAACCCCGACCGGCTGCTCACCGACGAGGCGCAGCCACTGCTCGACGCGGCACGAAGCGGATGCATGAACGCGATCGGAGAAGTCGCGCCTGCGGTCCCGCCGGACAGGCTGTTCCGGCCGGACGCGGATCTGGAGCCGATCACCAGGTACCTGGCATCGCAGGAGCCGGAGTCGGTCACGCCGACGGTCCCGACCATGGTGGTGCAGGGCACCGACGACGCGCTCGTGCCCAAGCCGAGCACCGACCACCTGGTGCACAGCCTGTGCAACCGGTATCCGCTGATCAACCACGAGGTCTACGACGGCAGCGACCACCGGGAGACCATCGCCGACTCGCTCTCCGATGCGCAGGACTACATCGCCTCGATCCGCGATGAGCAACAACCTCCCGGCGACTGCTGA
- a CDS encoding FAD-binding protein has protein sequence MTAEIPEILRSDEVDGASDEVDVLVVGFGMAGACAAVEAAEAGARVLVIDRGGAGGSTSAMAGGHFYLGGGTAVQVATGHADTAEQMYKYLEAASPDPDPEKLRLYCDGSVEHFEWLERQGVRFERSYYPGKAVIQPGTEGLMYTGNEKVWPFRDVAEPAPRGHKVPVPGDKGGARMVIELLEKRFRSLGGEIRYETGATGLVTDRRGGVVGARWRHFTESGVIRAAAVVLTAGGYACNPDMVAAYTSRLAHGVTPLGSTYDDGLGIRMGISAGGATRHMDRAFVSAPFYPPPELLNGIVVNKLGNRFVAEDAYHGRTAAYVFQQPDAVAYLIVDSESVGTPRYGTVPFIDGWESVPEMEQELDLPEGSLRGTLEEYNHDAARGADPRFHKHPDWLRPLDVGPWAAYDLTPGKATYVGFTLGGLRTDVDGAVLTETGNPIAGLHAAGACASNIAQDSDGYSSGTRLGEGSFFGRRAGRHAAGAARTTTARGGSRR, from the coding sequence ATGACGGCAGAGATCCCCGAGATTCTCCGGTCCGACGAGGTGGATGGTGCCTCGGACGAGGTCGACGTGCTGGTGGTCGGGTTCGGAATGGCCGGGGCATGCGCGGCCGTCGAGGCTGCCGAGGCCGGTGCGCGGGTGCTGGTGATCGATCGTGGTGGCGCCGGCGGGAGTACCTCGGCCATGGCAGGCGGGCACTTCTACCTGGGCGGTGGAACCGCGGTTCAGGTGGCAACCGGCCACGCCGACACCGCGGAGCAGATGTACAAGTATCTCGAGGCGGCATCGCCGGACCCGGATCCGGAGAAGCTGCGGCTCTACTGCGACGGCAGCGTCGAGCACTTCGAATGGCTGGAACGCCAAGGAGTGCGGTTCGAGCGAAGCTACTACCCGGGCAAGGCGGTGATCCAGCCGGGTACCGAAGGGCTGATGTACACCGGCAACGAGAAAGTCTGGCCGTTTCGGGACGTCGCGGAGCCGGCGCCGCGTGGCCACAAGGTCCCAGTACCGGGCGACAAGGGCGGCGCCAGGATGGTCATCGAACTGCTGGAGAAGCGTTTCCGGTCGCTGGGTGGCGAGATCCGTTACGAGACGGGGGCCACGGGGCTGGTCACCGACCGGCGGGGCGGGGTTGTCGGAGCACGCTGGCGGCACTTCACCGAATCCGGCGTGATCCGGGCGGCAGCGGTCGTCCTCACCGCCGGCGGGTATGCCTGCAATCCGGACATGGTGGCGGCCTACACGTCCCGGCTCGCCCACGGGGTGACGCCGCTCGGCAGTACCTACGACGACGGGCTCGGGATCCGCATGGGCATCTCGGCAGGAGGTGCCACCCGGCACATGGACCGGGCCTTCGTGAGCGCACCGTTCTACCCGCCCCCGGAGTTGCTCAACGGCATCGTGGTGAACAAGCTCGGCAACCGGTTCGTGGCCGAGGACGCCTACCACGGCCGTACCGCCGCGTACGTCTTCCAGCAGCCCGATGCGGTCGCCTATCTGATCGTCGACTCCGAGTCGGTGGGCACGCCGCGCTACGGAACGGTTCCGTTCATCGACGGCTGGGAGAGCGTGCCGGAGATGGAACAGGAGCTGGACCTGCCCGAGGGGAGCCTGCGGGGCACTCTGGAGGAGTACAACCACGATGCGGCACGCGGTGCGGACCCGCGCTTCCACAAGCATCCGGACTGGCTGCGCCCCCTCGACGTGGGGCCGTGGGCGGCCTATGACCTCACTCCGGGCAAGGCCACTTACGTCGGATTCACCCTCGGCGGACTGCGGACCGATGTGGACGGTGCGGTACTGACCGAGACGGGGAATCCGATCGCGGGACTCCACGCGGCTGGTGCGTGCGCATCGAACATCGCTCAGGACTCCGACGGCTACTCGAGCGGCACGCGCCTCGGCGAGGGGTCCTTCTTCGGCAGGCGCGCGGGGCGGCACGCCGCCGGAGCAGCGCGCACCACGACAGCCCGCGGAGGGAGCCGGCGATGA